In a genomic window of Rhodobacter sp. 24-YEA-8:
- a CDS encoding FAD/NAD(P)-binding protein, with protein sequence MSHTPVTRAEPFAREEGWRDVLVIGGGASGVLFAANLLRQNTDLRVTVVEGRHLLGCGIAYSTSDPDHLLNTRVHNMSAFPDEPDHFLHWLENNAPGRHDSESFVGRATYGSYLSCLLAPWTASGRLVCIKADCLGISERGGGVKAELDDGRQLKGAYAVLATGHVVPRDDPSGLISGAWSVNTPPGDGAQVLIIGTGLSMVDQVLSLERAGHQGQIIAISRRGLLPRSHGPGAALKIPAETVPLGAPVSRLLAWLRGLVADAEAEGGTWRSAVDGIRPYVSLIWQNMDLDQRRRFLRHGATWWEVHRHRIPPASAARLEAAMQAGRLKIERAAFIRAEPASGDSADEVVTAVIQPRGAAGPARLEVGRIIDCRGIRNDPEKNASPLMAGLLANGAARVDPLRIGFEVSPEARLIGRGGAASDRLFALGPVSRAMFWEITAIPDIRVQAGQMARYIAAKESTVTR encoded by the coding sequence ATGAGCCATACCCCTGTGACCCGAGCCGAGCCCTTCGCGCGCGAGGAAGGCTGGCGTGATGTTCTGGTGATCGGCGGCGGCGCGAGCGGTGTGCTTTTTGCCGCAAATCTGTTGCGCCAGAACACCGATCTCAGGGTCACTGTGGTCGAGGGCCGGCATCTTCTGGGTTGTGGAATCGCTTACTCGACCAGTGATCCCGACCATCTGCTGAACACGCGCGTCCATAATATGAGCGCCTTTCCGGATGAGCCGGATCACTTTCTGCACTGGCTCGAGAACAATGCACCGGGCCGTCATGACAGCGAAAGCTTTGTCGGACGCGCCACCTATGGCAGCTATCTGTCCTGCCTGCTGGCGCCCTGGACGGCGTCGGGGCGGCTGGTCTGTATCAAGGCCGATTGTCTCGGGATCAGCGAGCGCGGGGGCGGCGTGAAGGCCGAGCTGGATGACGGGCGGCAGCTGAAGGGCGCCTATGCGGTGCTTGCGACCGGGCATGTCGTGCCCAGGGACGACCCGTCAGGGCTGATCTCGGGTGCCTGGTCGGTCAATACGCCGCCAGGTGACGGGGCTCAGGTTCTGATCATCGGCACCGGGCTTTCGATGGTGGATCAGGTGCTTTCGCTGGAACGGGCCGGGCATCAGGGGCAGATCATCGCGATCTCGCGGCGCGGGCTTTTGCCGCGGTCCCACGGGCCAGGGGCCGCGCTGAAGATCCCGGCCGAAACAGTGCCTCTGGGGGCGCCGGTCAGCCGGTTGCTGGCCTGGCTGCGCGGTCTGGTCGCCGATGCGGAGGCCGAAGGCGGCACCTGGCGGTCGGCGGTCGACGGGATCCGGCCTTATGTCAGCCTGATCTGGCAGAATATGGATCTGGACCAGCGCCGGCGTTTCCTGCGCCATGGCGCCACCTGGTGGGAGGTGCATCGCCACCGCATCCCGCCAGCCTCTGCCGCGCGGCTTGAGGCCGCGATGCAAGCAGGGCGGCTGAAGATTGAGCGGGCCGCCTTTATCCGTGCCGAACCGGCGTCGGGCGATTCGGCGGACGAGGTGGTGACAGCCGTGATCCAGCCGCGCGGTGCGGCAGGCCCGGCACGACTGGAGGTCGGGCGGATCATTGACTGTCGTGGCATCCGCAATGACCCGGAAAAGAACGCCTCGCCATTGATGGCAGGGCTTCTGGCGAATGGGGCGGCGCGGGTCGATCCTTTGCGCATCGGGTTTGAGGTCTCGCCCGAGGCGCGGCTGATCGGGCGGGGTGGCGCGGCCTCTGACCGGCTTTTCGCCCTTGGTCCGGTCTCGCGCGCGATGTTCTGGGAGATCACTGCGATCCCCGACATTCGCGTTCAGGCCGGCCAGATGGCGCGCTATATCGCGGCAAAGGAAAGCACTGTCACGCGCTGA
- the cysW gene encoding sulfate ABC transporter permease subunit CysW, translating to MSAQEQIEAGRRAANAGERRTARVLIALALVSTAFLIAAPLVYIFWRAFAAGVGGYWAAITTPDTLHAIWLTVIVTVIVVPVNVAFGIAVAWAIARFRFPGRGLLMTIVEIPFSISPIIAGICYLLLYGRQGFLGPFLREHDITVLFALPGIVLVTLFVTAPFVAREVLPLMLAKGSEQEEAAVTLGARGWQVFRYVTLPGIRWALLYGAVLCAARAVGEFGGVSVVSGRVAGQTNTLPLQIELLYNEMNTSVAAFAAASTLTMIAIIALIAKTFLDSHNRRGLPDLC from the coding sequence ATGAGCGCCCAAGAGCAGATCGAAGCAGGCCGCCGTGCCGCCAATGCGGGCGAACGCCGGACCGCGCGGGTGCTGATCGCGCTGGCGCTGGTCAGCACCGCCTTCCTGATCGCCGCGCCCCTCGTCTATATCTTCTGGCGCGCTTTCGCGGCCGGGGTCGGAGGATACTGGGCCGCGATCACCACGCCCGACACGTTGCATGCGATCTGGTTGACGGTGATCGTCACGGTGATCGTGGTGCCGGTCAATGTTGCTTTCGGCATCGCGGTTGCCTGGGCGATTGCACGTTTCCGCTTTCCGGGGCGCGGACTGCTGATGACCATTGTCGAGATCCCCTTCTCGATCTCGCCGATCATTGCGGGCATCTGCTATCTGCTGCTTTATGGTCGCCAGGGGTTCCTTGGACCCTTCCTGCGCGAACATGATATTACCGTGCTCTTTGCCCTGCCGGGGATCGTGCTGGTCACCCTCTTCGTTACCGCCCCCTTTGTGGCGCGCGAGGTTCTGCCTCTGATGCTGGCGAAAGGCTCTGAACAAGAGGAAGCCGCCGTGACGCTTGGCGCCAGGGGCTGGCAGGTCTTTCGCTATGTCACATTGCCGGGGATCCGCTGGGCGCTGCTTTACGGCGCGGTGCTCTGTGCCGCGCGCGCGGTGGGCGAATTCGGCGGTGTCTCGGTCGTATCGGGCCGGGTGGCCGGGCAGACCAATACGCTGCCTTTGCAGATCGAGCTTCTGTACAACGAGATGAACACCTCTGTGGCAGCCTTTGCGGCCGCCTCGACCCTGACGATGATCGCGATCATCGCACTGATCGCCAAGACCTTCCTCGATTCCCACAACCGGCGCGGCTTACCGGACCTTTGCTGA
- the cysT gene encoding sulfate ABC transporter permease subunit CysT: MTVASVRIRPKRVLPGFALSLGTTLLYVSVIILIPIIALVISGAGIGWDRFVRILTSARTLDALRVTVMAAAIATVINAFYGLLMAWVLTRYEFRGRAFLDAMMDIPFALPTAVAGLALTSLFASTGWFGGPLEAMGIQVVYALPGIIIAMTFTSVPFVVRAVQPVLEDLDPALEEAAKTLGATPWQTFSKVILPAILPAWLGGCTVSMARSMGEFGAVVFIAGNLPGKTEIASLLAFIRLQEYDYRGASVIALILLVFALLLLLISNLFQIRAARYREGGK; this comes from the coding sequence ATGACCGTCGCTTCTGTCCGCATCAGGCCAAAGCGTGTTCTGCCGGGGTTCGCACTGAGCCTCGGCACCACGCTTCTATATGTCAGCGTGATCATCCTGATCCCGATCATCGCCCTGGTGATTTCGGGCGCCGGGATCGGCTGGGACAGATTCGTCCGTATCCTCACCTCGGCCCGAACGCTCGACGCGTTGCGGGTCACGGTGATGGCGGCGGCGATTGCGACGGTGATCAACGCATTTTACGGGCTCCTGATGGCCTGGGTGCTGACGCGTTACGAATTTCGTGGCCGCGCTTTCCTTGATGCGATGATGGATATTCCCTTCGCATTGCCCACCGCCGTGGCGGGCCTTGCGCTGACCTCGCTTTTCGCCTCGACCGGCTGGTTTGGGGGCCCGCTGGAGGCGATGGGGATACAGGTCGTCTATGCGCTTCCGGGGATCATCATCGCGATGACCTTCACCTCGGTGCCTTTCGTGGTGCGCGCGGTGCAGCCGGTGCTGGAAGACCTCGACCCTGCGCTGGAAGAGGCGGCAAAGACCCTGGGCGCCACACCCTGGCAGACCTTTTCAAAGGTGATCCTGCCCGCGATCCTCCCGGCCTGGCTTGGGGGCTGCACGGTGTCGATGGCGCGATCCATGGGGGAATTCGGGGCGGTGGTCTTTATCGCGGGCAATCTGCCCGGCAAGACCGAGATCGCCTCACTTCTCGCCTTCATCCGGCTGCAGGAATATGATTATCGCGGCGCCTCTGTGATTGCGCTGATCCTGCTGGTCTTCGCGCTTTTGCTGCTGCTGATCTCGAACCTGTTCCAGATCCGCGCCGCGCGCTACCGCGAGGGCGGCAAATGA